The DNA sequence AAGCGCGGATCAATAATTCCCTCTGGCGAGGTTCGTCGCTTCTTGTTCATCGCTGAAAGGTACAGTCAAAGTACCAGCGTGCGAAGATTAATATGCATTGAATGTGCGTCTAACATTTCCCTTAGCGGCAGCTTTAAAACGTACGGGGTGGGGAGGAGGGAGAGGGAAACGGACCTGTCGAGGGACATAATTTCTTGTCGGCCGAGAACTTTCGAGCACGTGAATGCGGCGCATTAACTTGAGTAGCGGTTCGCCGTGGAATAATCGACGACTTTGTCGAAACTCGAGCACGTATACATGTCGCGGCGGACCCCGTTAATCTTCATTCGCGCGCTTAATCTCGTAAATAGCCGAGGCACGACTTAGTCAGCCGTTCACTTGGCGCCGCTGCGAAGCTCGTTAATTACGTTTGCGTTTCATATTTCGTTCGCTTTTGTTAACCCTTCTCCCCCGCGTCGCCGTATATGCCGTCACGTCGGCCATCGACTTTGCTGCGGGCAGCCGTCGTTCTCAAGCCGGTCACGATCGCGGCCGTTTCCTCCTCGTCGAAACGATCTTCGGCCCGCTTTTTTTTCATCTCCGTTTTGCCGAGAAACGAGTAAGTTTCTCGTATAATTCCGACCGCGTATCGACTGAACCTCATTACATTATTCGCGCGCCAACGTCGgcataacaattaatttttcgtctCGGTTGCGGAGGGTAGGTAACCTGTTGGTGTTATACGAAGAGGATCAAGATTGCCAAAGTTCTTTTCAGTTAATCTTAATGTACAATTATTTCCGTAACTAAAATTACTCAGGGCAACTTGAATCTTTTAATACAGATTCTTCTGCCGTAAAAAAGTGggtttatataattctttcttttttttttattttacgaaaaaaacgCTACTCAGTCGCTTTTGTAACGCGGAAGTAATTAATTCTGATAAAGTCCGCGACAGCTGCTGAAAAGCATCTCTCGTTTGGGTATGCTTCAGGCATTCGTCATTGTCAATTCGATCACGCGTTCGGTTTCGATATCCCGCCATTTATGGCGACGTTGTGTCGACGACGAATTTCGGTCGGGTGTGCGCGTAGCGTGCATTATGTGCATGCGATACACGGCACCCATCGCGATATACGACATCTCGGGGAATTACGTACCGTCTCTTGCCACGTAACACGAGGCAAGAACTTCCACGTGGTCGTTATCGAGATCGCGCGGGTTTATATCGCAATAAGTTGCGGGGCCAAGGTAtcaattatatacattttcgcGAAATCTCGCAAGAAATCTTCTAGCCGGTAACGTTATTTTCATTGTTCTACATCACGGATAAAAATGGAGTTTTAATATCTGGGTtcatgttctttttttatcccgagaaaaaaaaaattagaaacacACTTTACCGTCGACTTTTCAGCTTTgtgaaaatattaactttgaaataataatttttacagtaCAATTTTATCATCGAGAAGATGTTCAGCGCACTTATTAAGTTTTACAGCATACTGTAGCGCTAAAATTACTAAgaaattatgataatattgTTCATAAGTATATTCTACTTAGTGACGCTTGGATTAAACAAAAGTTTGCTGAATTTTGCAAAGACATCGATAACATTGACTCTTATCAAGATGAAGCGTGCAAACACCGTGATAAAATATGGAATGGAgcgaaataaagttaaaagacACTCTACTGCACAccgatgttattttataaccGGGTTTACAACTTTTCTTCAATGCCGTTAACATAATTCACCAATATTTAGTATGCGCGGCGCGCGCGAAGGCTGGCTCGGACTTGTTCTCTGAATTTTATTGCTTGTGAAAATTGTAAGTAATCCTGCAGTATGCGAAATCGTTAATCCAGACATATAACTTGAGATTGAAACTGTATATtgggatttaaaaaaaagaaaaaaaaatgcgagatTTTAGCGCGTCGTAAAAGAATTTACGCACGCgacaatttacaaaatattataacaaatatcATTTCGATGTATTACGAATTTTTAACCGATGAATATGTTGCGAATTCGTTGATTAGACTAATtgtaattaatcatttatagcTTTCGTAAATCGTTTCTCACGTGATGTTACATTGACTGTTGCAGATATCAAAATGGGTTGTTTCGGGAGCAAAGAAAAGTTGAGCAAAGAGGACATGGATTTCCTCAAGTCGCATACGCGATACGACGAAGCGACCATAAAGGAATGGTATAAAGGTTTTAAAGTGAGTATCgcagcaattattttaaatacgcaGTCCAGACGATTTCGTATATTTTTGCAGCATCTTGTCGTTCCATATATTCCGACTGCAGTTGCATACTTTTTGTTGCGATTTATATTGCGACGACGGTAAGAGATAATCGTTAAAAAGTCCTTTGTTGAGAGATAAAAGGCAAATTCGCGTAAATTCCAGCGTTGGaggaattctttttattttccgtctTTTGTCCGGAGCTTTTGTTTTATGCGCAagatattattagaattatcaGGCCacttcatatttttattgtttccgCGAAGTAACGATGACTAATGCGGGTGCGTAGTGGATAAATTACATACGCGTGAAATACGCGAAATTTAATGACTTTCATCGAGATAAGCTCGTCTCGATTACGAGAGAGGACCGATTGATTTATTCGAGTTTACGCGAGTTTCGTCGCGAGCGGAACGTGACGCTTTCGCAGGGACTGGCATAGAAAAGTCACTTTCTCGAACAGTTTAAACGGACGCGGACCCAGCAGTGCTCTTGGCTGACCGGACTAATTAAACTGAGCAGAGTCGTTAAAACGGACATTCCGCAATCCGGTCGCGTCTCGCGGCAGCCCGTTACCCGCACTTCCCTTGTGTGATACGTAATGAATCTCGCACGCTACTCTATCGGGTCTGCGGACTGATACAAATGGAGACTGATCGGCGCGTATCGACGTGACGAAAATGCACGGTCGgaggaaattgaaaaatatttcaatgtaGAAACGAGTTGCTCGCTCTCGCTTTTAAAAAGTCGAACAATGCTAGATTGAGTCCGCTCCGTCGCGACGAGAGTGATGACACCGAAATGATGAAATTTTGTCCCTCACAAACCTACATTTTGCACCCGAGCGACGGAGGATGGAAACTCCCCGGGCGAGTGATAGAATCCGCGGAAAAGTCTTTTTATCGTAAAGCATTTTTATTCCGGTCGAacataatatgtaattaattaaattaatgtcttatttattattaatgattaaataaatatatatatatatatattttttttatattttttttttaataaacgtgtattttttaaatatgtgaatgaaataaaaatacattacatGTGTAACTCAAGGATTCACGATCTCGCATCTTTCCGAATGTTACAGCAAGACTGTCCCAACGGCAGGTTAACGCCGGCGAAGTTCGTCGACATGTATAAAATGTTCTTCCCGTCCGGCAACGCGGAGGAATTTTGTGACCATGTGTTCCGTACATTCGACATGGACAAGAATGGCTACATCGATTTCAAGGTGAGTCCCGGCGGCTTTTTACGGGAGGCGAAATTAGCTCGAGCGGCTGTAATGAGGCGTGTAATGACTACCGCGCTCCCTCGGCGAATCTCCTAAAGAGAGTACGCGACATACTCGAAGTGGTGTGTCGATCATTCCGCGCGATTAAACACGATCCTACGCGAGAAAATCCTTTGATTGACTGACTCAGGGGACACGTGAATCAGACGTCGCGATACTTTCatcgagaaagaaaagctCGCGCTCTCGCGACGTGGAAACTCCGCTTGAATTTAGGTCAACCGATACGGAAAATCCGCGAATATTCGAAAACTCGTCACATGCTATAATTTATCtaacgtaaaagaaagaaggaaagaaagaaagaaaaaacacaGACGATCAATAATAAGACtaataatcaataaaagaCTACAAAACGACGCGCTGCGATAcgagagatttttatttcgtcacGTTCAATAATATAAGAAGAAAGGCGCGGCGTACGCCCGACAAATTCTTGACGCAAATCTTTCCCGGAGGCTCCGGGATCGCGTGTTCCTTCATACACCCAGCTGCGCGCGATTACGAATTTATATCCTTCCTAAATCCACTTAAGCCGGTaataatgcattatttatgcGACGCGATGTAAGCACAGCTAGCTTTCCGTCACTTTGCGCCGTTCCCTTCTCGCCCGCGGCCTCGTAATCACCTTGATTCAACTCGAAACTCGAAATCCTCCCGTGAGAGGTGCTCCACGTCACACGTGGTCTCCAGTTTATAAGCATAACAAGGGGATATCCGCCGCCGCCATTGGTTAGGTACACCGGACCcgtaatttaatatagttCGCCAAAGGTACGGAAGCGTCGTATTCGCCATCCGGCAACTAGCTATTTGACATTTGACCCGAATACGCCATATAAAACCCGGAGCTTTGTCTAACGTCGCGCTTTGTGAGGTGGTCTCGCGTCGTTGATCAAAGTCGGTTCTAGAGCAACTGCTTGGTTCTCTATGGAAAGGTATCCTTTCAGCGTGAGCGATTTTTCAGCTATCTCTCGCCAAGAAAGTGTCAAGAGTCGTCTCGCATTTTCCTTCCCTCCTCAGCTAACTCTTTACCGTTTTATGTAATTTCGTAttttcgttcttttaattCCCATATAATCTCCAGTTGGATTAAAATGCAAGTACGAACCGCTGCGGTACGATAAATCGTTTGCTTTCGGAATAATCAGACCCGCTTAACTTTTTGTCGAATATCATCGCGGAAGTAACGAGTTAATCATTGTTCAGTCTCGAAAGTAACGTCGAGCACGCGAGAACAAACCTATCTACGTTTCAAGTCGTGAATATACGGAACTTTGTCCGAGCGGGTCCATCGGCGGGAACATTTAATACCCAGCGGAGTTACAGATGCAATCTGCTATCGCGTCCGTATATCTCGCGGTCGCGCAACACTTAAGAAATTTCCCCGTTGAAACGCGGCGAAGTTCCGCCGACAGTTTCACCAATACGAATTCTACCATTGTGAGCTCCGTCGCCAGCCAAAGTTTATACGCGGTATGCCCCGGCTCATGTAAACTCCGAACGACTATTATTCTAATATTTGGTAAATCTGCGGATGAGACGCGGTTTCTACGCGCGATCGCGCCCGGGATTAATATTATCGCAGCGCCGTTAAGAGAGACATTCGCGACCCTCGGCACGCGGCGAAATATATCTCGAATTCCATCGATATGTCCGGAAACATAAACCGAGCGCTCGCAGCCTCCATTCGATTCTCGTTACAACGCCGAGAGGAATATCCGTACCTATATAACAATCGTGGAAAGACTTCTCTTTTTACGGACTTTCGTCGCATTCCCTTTGGATATAATAAACATAAGTTCCTTCGCCGCCCATTTTTCTCCGAGAATCCGGATGGAGTCGTTCGGTTTGACCCTAGCAATATCGCCTAAATGGGAAAGATTTTCCTGCAATGTTTTTCAGAACTTTGCCGATAATAATAAGCgatggcaattttttttttttattttatttggggagagaaaaaaaaatatgtctcTTCCTTgaggaaaaattttataacgtgaTTTGATAACACGGTGAATTGATTTTCGTACTAAAATCAACGTCCGGAGTTatctttatacatatttctctATTTTTGTCTTTGCTGATTCGTTTTTTAACAAACGCCGGTAAGGCAGATAGAAAaagtttcttctttctttttaactttttcttcttcttttttttatttttttttccacgaatataatttaatatctatatgTTTGTCTTACATTGTTAACGATTTTCATCGAgacgtataatttttgacGCAAAGTTCCCTCTAATTAAACTCACCCTAACTTTTACAGAAAGGGAGTAATGAACTAATTCAAGTAATTCGCACATTGAAAAGCCATTAGAAATTTAGTCGGAACTTCCGGCAGCTTAAACTTTATTTCCCGAACAATTCCGATGGCACGGTGATAAATGACGGACGGGTTATCTCGACTATCCCGGCGTTCTTACAACTTTtcttatttagaaaaatctcAGATTCCATTTACATTCATTGCCGTTCTCTCTCAAGTACATCCGAAACTTCGGAAACCAAAAACCTCGTGCCGCATAGACTGTTTTTCACTCGTCaagtttattcaaatatttatatgtacgACAGAATAAATATTCGTTTTGATTAAAGCTAACcgaattttgattaaaaatcaataaaaaaaaataaaataaaataaaataaaatctttagtcagcttgatttttattatcttgtaaatgttaattacttttattttttggcgtataacatatattttccCGCAACGCTTCATAAATACTCGCCgcgtaacaattattaatcgcgaAAGCTAATTCGCGTTAGCCGAGTGCCTTTATTCGTCAAATACGTACACACGTACTATTCTTCGACAAGTATGGAGCTCCGCTACCTGCGTGGTACCTGCCTGCTCGTTTGATATTCGACTGAGGAATGTAGTGGTGACGTtgaaatcgcgcgcgagacaATGGGCCGCTTTCGCCGGGCTTTGTTCACGTATCTTACGCTTATGCAGGTGAGCGCCttacaaaagaatttatacaTCGCGTATTACACCGAACGGTATACCAAATATTACTTTCCACGTGTCGCGAATTTTTAAGTAGCCAACACGTTGcggtatttattaattaaattaattatttgaaataaatataatccaCGTTCGACCGTGTAATTAAGTTAAAGCACCGTGTAGAACATATTATACGTTGTGGCTAGAGGCAGAAAGTTCATTGAatgtaaaacagttttttttttttttaagaaagaagcAGGAGTAAATTACGCGTTCTTTAATGtctataagtaataaaaagaaaaatatatttgctgGTAATTTAACCGAATATCGCGCTCCTTTTGTTACACTCGCGGTACTACAGTTTCTCCGCTATCTTACAATTTCCCgagattttaaagaaagtACCAAGCTCCATTCACACTTTCCTCTCGAAAACTTCTCGCGACGTACCGTGTAATTGCATTGTTGCACTCGGACGCACCGTTCAGAACTAAAAGTTAATTCGCTAAAGACTCGAAAGCTTATTTCAAAAGGACGTTCTCCGAGCGCGATATCTAACTTCAGCCCGCGTATTCCTACGTCGAATTTACGAGTTTCAGTTTTGCGTCACGCGTTCGCGATGACGAAACGGCTAGGAGATTTATTTCCCGATGGCGCGCCGATGATTTATTCGTTAAAGCTAAAGTCgttaaaaacgttttaaagATTTTCCGCGAGGAGCTCCAAGGCCCTATGTATAGAATGCGATTATACAAAATGTTCAGGGTGTTCACTTACGTCGCGGTGAAGTAAAAGGTCACACGTCACCTGTgcgcaagagaaaaaaaaaaaaaaaccgagtGTATGTTTTACAGAAAGCTTTTCTGTACTTTCACGCCCGTCCTTGAATCACGAAACGAGTCTGaccttttcgttttttttttttctttttaaagaacgTTCGATCGCGATCTTTCTGAAGTTGTATTTCCATTAACGTTTACTGGACACCGAGATCCGTATTGAAAATCTACTTTGAAATACTCGCGTTCGACCGAAACATTTCTCAATGTTCGAAGTCTCTTAGTTTCGAAACGTTACGTGTCCCCTCTCTTATGCTACCGCGCTGCATTTCCTTTTCTTGTTTCGCTCGTTTTCACTTCGCGCTGCGAAACGTTCCTTTAAACTTTCAACAGCTAAGTGTTGAAAGCTTAAAGTTTGTAGAACACGACTTCGAAGGCATTAGGTATGAATCGTGGCTTATGTAACTTCGGGACGATAAGCGTGGaaattaaatagtatattTGCTACTCTGCAAACGAAGTTCGGTATACCGCTTgcattcaaaattatttttataggaCGTTACTTCTCGagtcaaaaattaatttctacaattCACGGGTAATAAAGTCTGTACGTTACATTTATacaattgcgaaaaaaaagaaaaaaaaatcgacataatacctaatataataaattataattaattgtgatACGTTTctggttttaattataaattgaagagtataaattattcaatgaGCGGAACATATCAATATCAATGGATCAACAACTTCATGCGTGCATATTATACGCCGCAACTATAATTATATctatgcatttaattaaatttattactcgcGTTTCGCATTATTGTTTCGAGTTCACGCGAAGCTTGGCGACTTGCGAAAATACGGGCGGAGCTTTAGGTGGGATTTTCGTGATTAAAAACCGTggggaagaaaaattaaaataaatctgcaGCTCTCTCGAAGCACATTTTGCGTAGTTGCTCACGCTGCCATTGTCAATAATATCAGCTTCGAGATTACGCGCGCTTGTTCTCAAGACAGCAAGATGCTTGTAACCGAGGAAATACTTTATCACGAAATAAAAGCCGTAGAGTGCGTTTGTACTCCAGATTGCTCGGAGTAACAAACGGGGAATGCATCTTGGATTCGTGTTTCAAGGGAATTACGTTCCGCAGaatagagaaataaataaagacagcttgttaatttcattttaaaatTCCATAGCGATAAAaggatttataaatatcgttgTTTAATGAGTTCGAAAGGTATCGCGCGATGTACGAGATACTTCATTAACCGTAAAGCAGTTACGAGATTTCAAATCAGTAAGAGAGGATTCCATTCCAGAAATCCATTTTAAAAAGCGCGTCGTATGCGATCTCTcggcaatttttattttttaccaaTCCACAATTTCGTACGTACGTTTGTTACATAATTGGTCTATGCATTTCAAGTAACCGTTTCGATTGTTCTCGCGAAGAGTACCGATCGCGAATGCGACTCGAGGGAAGCTCTCGCCTCCTGGAAAAAAACCACTTCGCTTCAATCTCAAACATTTCCCCTCGCGTTTATTTCTACGGTTGTAGGGCCAGTTAATGGCATTACAAAGACGTTTTCTCTTCCCGGTGTCAGTCGTCATTTCTCCGGTTAATGTCGGGGCTTTCTCGCGGATTCTACGCTTCGCGAGTAAGCTGCATCTGAAATAAGCGCGAGCCTAAGGCTAGTCTCAGAGGGGAAATGGCCTTCCCcttctttttcccccctttccctcgctctctttctctttttctttgagGTCAATACGAGAAGTGACACTTCAGAGGTCAGGAAGAGCAAAGAGCTGGCTCACCCTTCGCCCGCCCCTCCCTCCACCCTATAAAGTCCTCGTCTCGTTTGTCTACCTCGGGCGGCAGGTGACCCAGTTCTGCCGGAACGTACTGCTCTCTAACGACTCTGTGGTACTCGAAAGGTATCAACCTGGGGTGAAGATACCCCCGCGTGGATTCGACCCGGCAAATTCACCCATAATCACGACCGCCATCGAGCTTTTACGTTTACACGATTCCGTTGGTGCGCACCGCTAATATGTAACGCGGAGCATGACGCTCGTAAAAGAAAACCATAACTTCAAAACGACGTTTATGACGCGTATGACGACGCGTCTCTAGAAGTCTGGAAAACTGAAAGCGTTATCAACGAAATATGCTCGTAAATACGCATTTAtgtcttttatattaattattaaatgtttataagaTATAACgttcataataaattataaatattatctgattattatttagtttcttttcttttctttttttttttttcctaaaaagTTGGTTAACATTTTAAACGTCTAGCTGACCTATTTCGTTAAAACACGTTTCGACGTTGACGCCGTCCTAACTGATTTCCGCTCCGGACCATTGTGtttcgagagaaagaaatatttttcggaACACCAACGGGGAAGGCTACTTGAATTATGGCATTCGGAAGCTGGCTCGCCCTTCGGCGCGTATTATCGATACGCTTGGTAGAATAgatttttccctcccgcgCAAAATCGGGGGGGTACCCTTTTATGGGGCGGGAATAAAAGTTTTGATATTGCACAGCTGCGACGTTACTGATGCGGGGGACGCTCGGCTTTTGTTGCAGGAATTCCTGCTGGCGATCGACGTAACGTCCAGTGGCACGCCAGAGGAGAAACTGAAATGGGCATTCCGCATGTACGACGTCGACGGCAACGGCGTTATCGATATGCAGGAAATGACGAAGATCGTCCAGGTACCGTGGCTCATAAATAATGCATGCGCTTCGATTTATCTCTACTTAGTTGCACTCGGCCGCAACTCTTCCGGCGGCTTGCGGAATTTTTTATCACTTGACGTCAGTGCTATCGGCACAGTCAATCAGCAAGGAGGAGAATTGATTTCGATACATTCAACGCAGTGCATTTGCATAGGAAAAATACTACTTTCATCTCCGCTCTCTCGCgagttcattaatttttttttcttaatttgcaTCTGATGCAAATAATGTGCTGTTTCTTTCGCGATGATTAAGAGCGACTTAAACAATACGTGGAGCAAGATATTCAAGCGCTATTTTGAACCGTTTCCTCGATATACATTCTCGtgtttctttctatttttttatttatttataaaaaagtcTTATTCAAGTTCGTAACGAGACGCAAGCAATTGTTTCGCCGTTCAGTCGAAATGAGGCACCGCGCGCTTTGTATAATTAACGTGCTGATTGCGCGGCAATAAATGAACACGGTATTCCGATTGGTACACCTCGGtgctgttttcttttttcctagCACAACGCACTGAGTGGCGTGTGCGGCGAATACCTAATATTTTACGAGTCCCTTTGCGCAAAAACGAACGTCGGAGCAATCGTACGGCTACTTCACTCGGGCCACGTTCTCGGCGCCAGGAAGCGGTAAGGCTTCGTTAAATACGGCTGTTGCAtctcatttttaaataagtaattaaagttTCCATATGCCGCCCGGCGATGCGGCGCGATAGCCGagacaaataaaaactttGCAGCAGCAAgtttgcataataaatttccacaAAATTGTGAgaggtcgcgcgcgcgcgctccaATAAAAAGTACacttatacatatttaaacgGAAGCCTGGggtgttattatttttttgttacgcaTTTTACATGAATGCGCAAAAGTTTCGTGACGTCgttgataaaagaaatttcttaaatcaAAAAGCATAGccaatgttatattttaataacgtgaGTTATAAGCTTTCCCTCGTACGATTCACacgagaaaatttttaaaacttctttCCCGGCGTAATTTTAAGTGTAACAAGAAACAAAAGGAGCttataaaaagcaaaaaaaaaaaatctaaatctAGAAGGAACAAAAAGGCTTGATAATAGTTTAAATGTGCCGCGGACGTGTTTTAAGGAGAAACCCGAAATTATTATGCGGAATAAAACCCGAAAATTAGAGCATGAAGATAAAATTGCGGTGAGAAAGctaattattacgttatattCGGGTATAAAtacgagtaaataaaaaaattcgcttGTGCACTAACGAAACGTGGAAAATCGTGATAAAAATGCAACGAAGTATACTCCGCGGAAATATTATCattaactttatatattttaacacagcattttattatttgattttttttaagtccGTTACTTGCGAGGTAAACTCGTGTATGTGTCGGAGTTCCTTTCATTACGGGataatataaacatatttcataaatttatgcGCAACGAAATGTGGAATAAAGTATTTAgaacaaataataaactacaagtatagtaatataattaaatgaaattagCGATGCtgatctttttttaatttatatataaaaatgaaatgtaTACGTTACGGTTATCGGAATAATTATTGAtactttacattttatatcaattttactATCCGTTAAATTacgttgcaattaattattcttaaattattttctaacaagagagaattttaattcatattaaaaatatataaatgttaatgtaaaatattcaatatttttattcgatttccATGTCCATATTTATTCTTTGAAGGCtgtattttcataaaaatcaataCTGCCCACTTACGAtcacataatattttttttaaattcacaGTTTTTAATAACGgagaaaattgcattaaaagaaatgataaacgcattttaattatcgataacCATCTAGTTTCGTCGGGCAAAcgtgaatgaaaaaaaaaaagaagaaacttCATTTCTAGTTTTGGATAAAATGTAACGTTGTATTCGGTAAAAAGTTTATCGAGTCGCCTAATCGCGTCCGTTAGGATACTCATCTTTACCCTGTTAGAGAAGTTTGGAACTTCCGGGACGGCGTTTCCACGGGAATTCCGGCAACCGGGGCTCTCTACGTTCAATGAAAATTAACGATGGAATGTTTGCCGAAACTCCGCGCATCCATGTTTAACACTTAACCGGTGAACATCTACATCGCGAAACGCGCGTTTCTGTAACTCAATTGACCGTACATTCCGTTGTCGAAACTCCCGAGTAGCCTAACAGCAGTTgttgttaatatctccgcg is a window from the Cardiocondyla obscurior isolate alpha-2009 linkage group LG01, Cobs3.1, whole genome shotgun sequence genome containing:
- the LOC139108044 gene encoding neuronal calcium sensor 2 is translated as MGCFGSKEKLSKEDMDFLKSHTRYDEATIKEWYKGFKQDCPNGRLTPAKFVDMYKMFFPSGNAEEFCDHVFRTFDMDKNGYIDFKEFLLAIDVTSSGTPEEKLKWAFRMYDVDGNGVIDMQEMTKIVQAIYDMLGACSSSRPADSAEERAKNIFAKMDENNDGQLTQDEFLKGCLQDEELSKMLAP